From Bradyrhizobium sp. AZCC 1610:
GCTCTGCATTTCGCTGATATGCACGACGCCCGTAAAACCAGCCTCCCGCAGCCCTTCTTCCAGGATTGCGGCCCGGATCGGGCTTTCGTCGACTATGACGATTTTCGGCGAAGACTCAGCGCTCATCGGTCAACTCTTAACCCGGCAGGGCTTCCATAGCACGTCAGAAGTCCCGGCAAAGTCTTGTAATTGTGAACGATTAGGACTAGTTCGTGCACATCAATCAGGCAGATTTAGATATGCAACAGGCCGCTGCGCCCAAAGTCAGCTTTGTTTCGCTTGGGTGCCCCAAGGCGCTAGTGGATTCCGAGCGCATTATCACCCGGCTGCGTGCCGAAGGCTATGAGCTGGCGCGCAAGCATGATGGCGCCGACATCGTGATCGTCAATACCTGTGGCTTCCTCGACAGCGCCAAGCAGGAATCGCTCGGCGCCATCGGCGAGGCGATGGCGGAGAACGGCAAGGTCATCGTCACCGGCTGCATGGGCGCCGAGCCCGAACAGATCGAGGCGGCGTATCCCGGCGTACTGTCGATCACGGGTCCGCAGCAATATGAGAGCGTGCTGGAAGCCGTGCACCGGGCGCTGCCGCCGGTTCATAACCCGCATCTCGATCTGGTGCCGCCGCAGGGCATCAAGCTGACGCCGCGCCACTACGCTTATCTGAAGATTTCCGAAGGCTGCAACAACCGCTGCAGCTTCTGCATCATTCCAAAGCTGCGCGGCGATCTGGTGTCGCGTCCGGCCAACGACGTGCTGCGCGAGGCGGAAAAGCTGGTCAGTGCCGGCGTCAAGGAACTGCTCGTCATCTCGCAGGACACGTCGGCCTACGGCGTCGACATCAAATATGCCGACAGCCCGTGGAAGGACCGCCAGGTCCGCGCCAAATTCTTCGACCTCGCCAAAGAACTCGGCGAACTCGGCGCCTGGGTGCGGCTGCAATATGTCTACCCCTACCCGCATGTCGATGAAGTCATCGGGCTGATGACCGAGGGCAAGATTCTGCCCTATCTCGACATCCCCTTTCAGCATGCAAGCCCGGACGTGCTGCGGGCCATGAAGCGTCCGGCCCACCAGGAAAAGACGCTGGCGCGGATCCAGAAGTGGCGCGCGGAATGTCCTGACCTGACGCTGCGCTCGACCTTCATCGTCGGCTTCCCCGGCGAAACCGATTCCGACTTTGCGTATTTGCTGGATTGGCTGGAAGACGCCGAGATCGATCGTCTCGGCTGCTTCAAATACGAGCCGGTGGCGGGCGCCGCGTCGAATGCGATCGGCAACGCCGTGCCCGACGAGATCAAGCAGGAGCGCTGGAACGCGCTGATGGCCCGGCAGCAGAAAATCTCCGCACGCCGCCTCAAGCGCAAGGTCGGCACGAGACAGCAGATCATCGTCGACGAGGTCGGACCGACGGTCGCAAAGGGTCGGTCAAAGGCCGACGCGCCGCAGATCGATGGCGCGGTCTATCTCTCCAGCCGCCGCCCGCTGAAGGTCGGCGAAATCGTCACCGCGAAGATCGAGCGGGCGGATCAATATGACCTACACGGTAGCGTCGCGGGGTTCTGAGGCCGTTCGACGCCGCTTGACATCCACTGGCGTCAGGCTGTATGGGCCATCGCCATGAAACTGAACCGGACCAACCGCCGCGCCTGCCTGCGTCGTCGCTCCAGCGACGATGGGTTGCGCCGTGTCCGACGACAACGCTGATCAGCTAGTTTCAGCCAAGTTTTCGAGAAGGCCGCACCCTCAAAAGTGCGGCCTTCTTGCGTTTCGGCCTGCCCCTTCCCCAAAAACCCTGAGGAGATCGACATGACTGACGCTACCCATCCGTTCGATGCGCTGATGGAGATTACCGCTCGCCCGCCGGTGGTGTTCGTCCGCGGTGCGGGCTCCTATCTCTGGGACGACTCCCGCAAGCGCTATCTCGACTTCGTACAAGGCTGGGCCGTCAACGCGCTCGGCCATTCGCCGCCTGCCGTTGCGGAAGCGCTTGCCGTACAGGCCAAGCTGTTGCTGACGCCAAGTCCCGCCTTCTACAACGGTCCCAGCCTGAAGCTTGCGAAGGCGCTGGTCGAGAACAGCTGCTTCGATCAGGTCTTCTTCGCCAATTCAGGCGCGGAGGCCAATGAGGGCGCCATCAAGCTCGCGCGGAAGTACGGCGCGAAATACAAGAACGGCGCGTTCGAAATCATCACCTTCGAGGGCGGCTTTCACGGCCGCACGCTCGCCACCATGTCGGCATCGGGCAAGAAGGCGTTCGAGCCGCTGTTCGAGCCGAAAGTATCGGGCTTCCGCAAGGCCAAGCTCAACGAGCTCGATTCAGTGAAGGCGCTGATCTCGGACAACACGGTCGCCGTGATGCTGGAGCCGATCCAGGGCGAAGCCGGCGTCTGGCCGGCGACCGATCAGTTCCTGAAAGAGTTGCGCGCGCTGACCACGCAACACGGCCTGCTGCTGATCGTCGACGAGATCCAGACCGGCATGGGCCGTACCGGAAAGCTGTTCCACTACGAACATGCCGGCATCAAGCCCGACATCATGACGCTTGGCAAAGGCATCGGCGGCGGCGTGCCGCTGGCCGCCCTGCTCGCCACCGGGCACGCCTCCTGCTTCGAGCACGGCGACCAGGGCGGCACATTCAACGGCAATCCCTTGATGTGCGCCGCGGGGCTGGCGGTGCTCGAACACGTCGCCGAGCCGAAATTCCTGAAAGCTGTGGCGGATGCCGGCCTTTTCCTGGAAAGCGAGTTGCAGAAACTGTCGGCGCGGCATGGCCTCGGCGAGGTGCGCGGCCGGGGCCTGTTGCTCGCACTCGACTTGAAACTGCCGATCGGCGCCGCGATCGTGGCCGAGGCGCTTGCGGAGGGCGTGCTGATCAACTCGCCGCAGCCCGACGCGCTGCGCTTCATGCCGGCGCTCAACGTCACCCGCGAGGAGATATCGCTGATGATCGATTGCCTTGATGCGATTTTGGTGAAGGCTGGTGCGGCAAGGCGGGTGGCGTAATCCGCTCGCGGTCGCCCGTCATTGCGAGCGAAGCGAAGCAATCCATACTTGCCCAAGCGGAAAGGTGGATTGCTTCGTCGCTTCGCTCCTCGCAATGACGGCGAAGATTACGGCCGCAGGATCGCCGCCCCCGTGGTCGCCCTGCTCTCGAGCTCGGTATGCGCCTTGGCGGCATCCTTCAGCGCGTAGGCGTGGTTGATCGGCACGTGGAGCTTGCCGTTGATGACGGCGGCGAACAGCGTGTCGGCGCCTTCGAGCAGTTCCTTGCGGGTGCTAACATAGTCGTTGAGTTTCGGCCGGGTCGCGAACAGCGAGCCGTGATTGTTGAGTTCGGCGAGCGGGAACGGCGGTACCGGGCCGGAGGCGTTGCCAAAACTCACGAACAGGCCGCGCGGCCGCAGGCACGACAGCGAGCCCGGAAAGGTGGTCTTGCCGACGCCGTCATAGACGACGTCGCAGAGTTCGTTGCGGCTGATCTGTTTCACGCGCGCCACGAAGTCTTCTTCATTGTAAAGGATGACGTGGTCGCAGCCATTGGCGAGCGCCAGATCGGCCTTCGCCTTGGTGCCGACGGTGCCGATCACATGCGCGCCGAGCGCCTTTGCCCACTGGCAGGCGAGCAGCCCAATGCCGCCCGCGGCGGCATGGATCAGCACGCGATGGCCGGGTTCGACCTTGAAGGTCTTGTGCAGGAGGTACCAGACCGTCAGCCCCTTGAGCATCAGGACCGCGCCCTGCTCGTAGGTGATGTGGTCGGGCAGCTTGACCAGCTTGTCCGCCGGGATCACCCGCTCGCTGGCGTAGCCGCCGAGCGTGAAATAATAAGCGACGCGATCGCCGGGATGAAAATTGGTGACGCCCGGGCCGACGGCCACGACCTCGCCGGCGGCTTCGTTGCCGGCGATGAACGGCAGCCCCGGCGCCTTGTAGAGGCCGGTGCGGAAATAGACGTCGATGAAGTTCACGCCGACGGCATGTTGGCGAAGGCGAACCTCGCCCGGTCCCGGCGCCAGCACGTCCACACTCTCATACACCAGGGCTTCCGGACCCCCCACCTTGTGCACGCGCACGGCCTTGGTCATAACAGTCTCTCCCTCGGTATGTCCTGAAGCGCCCAACTTGAAAGCGAAACGAAAGCCATCGCCGCCGTATTGTCAACTCGCCGGGCCGAAACCGGCTACCTGGCGACCTTCCTGCGGTTGCGCCGGGCGAGCACATTGAACAGTTCGACGGCGGCCGCGAACAACATGGCAAAATAGATGTAGCCGCGCGGGATATGGAATTGGAAACCGTCCGCGACCAGCGCCACACCGATCAGCACCAGGAACGCCAGCGCCAGCATTTTTGTGGTCGGATGATTTGCCACAAATCGCGCCACCGGGCCCGACGACACGTACATGACGATGCAGGCGATCACGACGGCTGCGATCATGATTTCTAGATCCTGTGACATGCCGATCGCGGTGATGATCGAGTCCAGCGAAAACACCATGTCGATGACGATGATCTGAACGATCACCCAGAAAAATGCGCTGGCCTTTGGTTCGCCATCAGGTTCGGCGTCGCCGGCCTCGACCTCGCCATGTATTTCATGCGTCGCCTTGGCAATCAGGAACGCCCCGCCGCCTATCAGGATGATGTCGCGCCACGAAAACTCGACGTTCCTCACCGTGATGACCGGTTCGGTAAGACCGATCAGCCATACCAACACGCTGAGCAGGACGATGCGGAACACCAGCGCCAGCAACAAGCCGATCTGCCGCGCGCGCTTGGCCTGATCAGGCGGGATGCGCGACACGATCACCGAAATGAAGATGACATTGTCGATGCCGAGCACGATTTCCAGCGCCGTCAATGTCAACAGCGCCGCCCAGGCCTCCGGGCTCGTCAATAATTCCATCATGCCTTGAACGATTTGATGCGCCGGATCACTGCGTCACTTCCTACTATGTAGGCCGCGATGGCACAAAGCGCGGCAACGACAGGAGCGCCCACGTTGAAATCGCAGACGAGCGTATAGATCGCCAGCCCGGCTCCGATGGCCATCAGCCACAGGGTCAGCCAGCGCAGACGCACCACCCGGATCGGATGCAACACATGAAACGGAGCGAATGTCAGCGCGATCAAGATGGCTATTCCGAGAGTCGACAGGGCCGGTGGCAGGTGCAGCAAGAACAAATAAAACGCCGCCGCGTTCCACAGCGCCGGGAAGCCGCGGAAGTGGTTGTCCGACGCCTTCATGCGCTTGTCCGCAAAATAAAGCGCACCCGACACCATAATGCCGATGCCGAGAATTGGCGCCGCCACCGGCAGCAGCATCCCGCTCGCGGTGATGGCATAGGCCGGCACGAAGACGTAGGTCACGTAATCGACGACGAGATCGAGCACCTCGCCCGACCAGTTCGGCTGCAGCCGCACGACATCCAGCCTGCGCGCCAGCGGCCCATCGATCGCGTCGATGATCAGGGCGACGCCAAGCCAGCCGAACATGTTGGCCCAGTGTTCGCGCACAGCCTCCAGCATCGCCAGCAACGCGATGCCCGCGCCCATTGCCGTGAAGAGATGCACGGCGAATGCTGCGGTCCGCATTCGGCTCGTCGCCGGGGCGGAATCTGGCTCGGTTGTCTGGTCCATTGCTCCGGCAGTGCTATCAGGAATCGCTCCGATTTGCATATCGGCGCTTGCGGCGTTCCGTCGCGCGATTGGGCGGAAACATTTCGGCCAGTTGATGGCTTGAAAATGCCGCTCCGAACGTCGATTGTCCCAATATGAACGATGCATCGCAAGTTTATGACGCCGCCGTGATCGGTGGCGGGCCGGCGGGGTTGACCGCGGCCATCGCGCTGGCCGCGACTGGCGCGAAAACCGCCCTGCTCGCCCGCCGCGTCCCTTATGCCGACAACCGCACCACGGCGCTGTTGGGGGCTTCCACCGATCTGCTCGAACGGCTGGACGTCTGGTCCCGCTGCCGGGACAAGGCCGCCGCATTGCGGATCATGCGCCTCGTCGACGACACCGGCCGGCTGATCCGTGCACCCGAGGTGCGCTTCACCTCGGACGAGATCGGTCTCGAACAGTTCGGCTACAACATCGACAACCGCTCGCTGATGGTCGCCCTCGAAGAGCGTACCGCCGGGCTTTCGAACCTGACCCGATTTGACGATGAGGCGGTAACGATCGCCCCGCAGGATGCGATCGTCACGATCCATGCCGGCAAGGGCGAGCAGCTTGCCGCGCGGCTGGTGATCGGCGCCGACGGGCGGCAATCGCCGTCCCGCGAGGCGGCCGGAATCGGGATGAGCCGCCGCGACCTGCATCAGTCGGCGCTGACGTTCAACATTTCCCATTCGCGGCCGCACAACGGCATCTCCACCGAATTTCACACCGCGCAAGGTCCGTGCGTATTCGTGCCCCTGCCCGGCAACCGCTGCAGCGTGGTATGGGTTTCGGCGACCAGGGAAACCGAGCGGTTGATGTCGCTCAGCGACGACGAATTGTCGGAGGCCGCGGAAACGCAGTCGCACTCCATTCTCGGTCGCGTCCAGGTTGAAGCCGGGCGCAACCTGTTTCCGCTGACGATCGAGCGTCCCGACCAATTCGCCAGCCATCGTGTCGCGCTGGTCGGCGAATCCGCCCATGTGGTGCCGCCGATCGGCGCGCAGGGCCTCAACATGGGATTGCGCGATGCGGCCGATATCGCCGACATCGCAGGAACTGCGATCTCGCTCGGGGAGGATCCGGGATCGCCGGCAGTGCTGGCGCGTTATCAGTCCGCCCGCCGCGCCGACGTCGCGAGCCGGCTGATTGCCATCGATGTCGCCAACCGTTCATTGCTCAGCGATTTCTTAGGGATGCAATCGCTGCGCGCGGCCGGCATGCACCTGCTAGGTTCGTTCGGCCCGCTGCGGCGGCTCGCGATGCGCGAGGGGCTGGCGCCGACCTGGAAGCGCGTGAGCTGACCATACTGCCGTAGCCCGGGCGAGCGAAGCGACCCCGGGACCGGTCCCCGGGGTCGCTTCGCTCGCCCGGGCTACGCGACGTGATTTTCTACTTTGCATGGGCTTGTTTTCGAGATTTTGTGTTTCGCCCCGTGCCACGCCTTACGGAAACACCAGCCGTCCGCTCTGGATGAACCACATCACGCTGGTCAGCGTGATCACGGATGCGAAGGTCCCGATCAGGACGGCCACCGACGCCGGCGCGATCCAGGTATTGTTCTGCCGCGCCATCACGAACACGTTCAGCGCCGGCGGCAGTGCTGCCATCAGGACCGCGGTCGCCGCCCAGGGTTGCGCGAACGGCCCGAACAGCAGCATCAAGCCGAACACGAGCAGCGGATGGATCACGAGTTTGATCGCGATCACGCCCGGCACTTCCCAGGGCACGCGATCGAACGGCCGCAGCGCCACGGTGACGCCGAGCACGAACAGCGCGGTCGGCGCGGCCGCGTTCTGCAGGAACAGCAGCGTTTTGTCGACCGCAACGGGCAGTTGAATATGTAGCGCCGCAGCGAGCGCTCCGGCGGCAGCAGACATGATCAGCGGGTTCAGCACGATCTGCCGTACGGCGACGCCAATCGCGTGCAGGAAGGAGGGATGCTCGCGATCGGTCAGCGCCATCAACAGCGGCACGATCGAGAACAGGAAAATGCTGTCGCAGCAGAAGATCAGCGCGGTCGGCGCCGCTGCCTTGCTGCCAAGCACCGCCAGCGCCAGCCCCGGTCCTATGTAGCCGATGTTTCCGTAGGCACCGGCAAGGCCCGAGATCGTCGCCTTGCGCAGCGAGAGCTCGCCGATGATTCGTCCTGTCACCATCGCCAGCACGAAAGCGCTGACCGTGCCGATCGTCGTTGCGATCAGGAATGGCGGGTTGTTCAGTTCGGCGAACGGTGTCTCCGACATGATGCGAAACAGCAACGCCGGCAAAGAAACGTACAGCAGGAAGAAGTTCATCCAGGCGAGGCCGGACTCCGGCAGGCCCCTGGTCTTGCCGCAGGCAAAGCCGATGAAGATCAGGCCGAAATAGGGAAGCGCGAGGTTGAGGATATCGACCATCTCGAAAACGTCTTTTCGTCAGTAATTTCGGGGGTATGGCGCCGGACGTGGCCACCACATGTAAAGGTTAATTCGTCCTATTGCCCCTAGCATCGGCCACAATCATGGTCTATTCGACGGGACATGATCAAAGCGCGCACCGCCAAATTTCAGATCGGGCAGATTGTCCGCCACCGGGTGTTTTCATTCCGGGGCGTGATTTTCGATATCGATCCGGAATTCAACAATACCGAGGAGTGGTGGTTGTCGATCCCCGAGGAGGTTCGGCCTCACAAGGATCAGCCGTTCTATCATCTGCTCGCGGAGAATTCGGACTCCGAATACGTCGCCTATGTCTCCGAGCAAAACCTGCTGCCGGACGATTCCGGCGAGCCGATCCGGCATTCGCAGGTGGCCGAGATCTTCGTGAAGGACAAGGCAGGTGGCTATCGCCCGCGCAATCCGTCGCTGAACTAGTCATCTTTGCCCGCAATAAAAAAAGGCGCCCTGCTCGGGCGCCTTTTTGTTTTGTCAGATGGATGCGGCTGCTACTTCGCCGCCGGATTGGCGCCGCCGCCGCCCTCGAGCTTCTTGCGCTGCTCTTCAGCCCGCTTCTGCAGCTCTTCCTGCAGCTTCTTCTGGTTTTCCTCGAACACCTTCGGATCGGTCGGCGGACCGTCATAGGCCTTGGCGAATTCACCCGCGAGCGGCAGCGGCAGCGTCAGCGGCGCGCCGTTGGAATTGATCGCCTGAACAACGAGATTCTGGCCCTTCTTCAGGCTGGCAATCAGCTCGGGGGTCGCTTCGTAGTCGGACATGCAACCGTTCTGGAAGCAGATGACGTAGGGGCCCTGCAGCGGCGCATTGCTGTCGACGATGATCCGGGTTCCGTGCACGAGCTGCATGCCGAGCGGCAGGGTCACGCGCAGGAGCTTCTTCGGCTCGCCTTCCGGCTCGATGATGACGGCGGCGATGACGGGCTGGCCGGACTCGATGCGGCCGTCCTTGCCGGTGAAGCAAACCTGCTTGGCGCCGGCTTCCTGCCCCTTGAGGCAGAACTTGGTCCAGGGCGCGTAAATCAGCTGGACCTGCTGTTCCTGCGGCTGGGGGGCGGCGCCGGGAGCGCCAGCCGGAGGGGCTTGCGCGGCCGGGGCGCCGGCGGGACCCTTGGGAGCAGCCTTCGGAGGCGCTTTCGGAGCGGCAGGCGCAGGAGCAGGAGCAGCCTTGGGGGCGCCGGGCGCCGGCGCGGGCTGCTGGGCTTGCGCGCCCGAAGCGATCAACGTTGCCGACAAAGCCGAGGCCGCCAACAGGGCGAAGATCTGCCCACGCGGCCGGATCGACCCGGCCAAGATACGGAAATTCATTGCGGAAAACCCTTTCTGAACCGCAGCGCCCGAAACCGCTACAGGCACCGACACCTAGCCGCGCTGGGGCGGCTGTCTCGTTGGCAATTGAGGCGGATACGTGACCGGTGTTCCCGCCGTCATCAACTGCCCGCCTTCAATACAGCGGCAGACGAAAAGATCAATGCCGACAGGTATCTTTGGCGTTCCTCGCAGGCCGAGGCCGAAGCCTATGGTAAAGCTTGCGGGTGCGCATTTTCGAATCAAATCCCTGCCCGCCTGTGACCGTCTCC
This genomic window contains:
- the rimO gene encoding 30S ribosomal protein S12 methylthiotransferase RimO, which produces MQQAAAPKVSFVSLGCPKALVDSERIITRLRAEGYELARKHDGADIVIVNTCGFLDSAKQESLGAIGEAMAENGKVIVTGCMGAEPEQIEAAYPGVLSITGPQQYESVLEAVHRALPPVHNPHLDLVPPQGIKLTPRHYAYLKISEGCNNRCSFCIIPKLRGDLVSRPANDVLREAEKLVSAGVKELLVISQDTSAYGVDIKYADSPWKDRQVRAKFFDLAKELGELGAWVRLQYVYPYPHVDEVIGLMTEGKILPYLDIPFQHASPDVLRAMKRPAHQEKTLARIQKWRAECPDLTLRSTFIVGFPGETDSDFAYLLDWLEDAEIDRLGCFKYEPVAGAASNAIGNAVPDEIKQERWNALMARQQKISARRLKRKVGTRQQIIVDEVGPTVAKGRSKADAPQIDGAVYLSSRRPLKVGEIVTAKIERADQYDLHGSVAGF
- a CDS encoding TerC family protein → MMELLTSPEAWAALLTLTALEIVLGIDNVIFISVIVSRIPPDQAKRARQIGLLLALVFRIVLLSVLVWLIGLTEPVITVRNVEFSWRDIILIGGGAFLIAKATHEIHGEVEAGDAEPDGEPKASAFFWVIVQIIVIDMVFSLDSIITAIGMSQDLEIMIAAVVIACIVMYVSSGPVARFVANHPTTKMLALAFLVLIGVALVADGFQFHIPRGYIYFAMLFAAAVELFNVLARRNRRKVAR
- a CDS encoding UbiH/UbiF family hydroxylase; translated protein: MNDASQVYDAAVIGGGPAGLTAAIALAATGAKTALLARRVPYADNRTTALLGASTDLLERLDVWSRCRDKAAALRIMRLVDDTGRLIRAPEVRFTSDEIGLEQFGYNIDNRSLMVALEERTAGLSNLTRFDDEAVTIAPQDAIVTIHAGKGEQLAARLVIGADGRQSPSREAAGIGMSRRDLHQSALTFNISHSRPHNGISTEFHTAQGPCVFVPLPGNRCSVVWVSATRETERLMSLSDDELSEAAETQSHSILGRVQVEAGRNLFPLTIERPDQFASHRVALVGESAHVVPPIGAQGLNMGLRDAADIADIAGTAISLGEDPGSPAVLARYQSARRADVASRLIAIDVANRSLLSDFLGMQSLRAAGMHLLGSFGPLRRLAMREGLAPTWKRVS
- a CDS encoding invasion associated locus B family protein yields the protein MNFRILAGSIRPRGQIFALLAASALSATLIASGAQAQQPAPAPGAPKAAPAPAPAAPKAPPKAAPKGPAGAPAAQAPPAGAPGAAPQPQEQQVQLIYAPWTKFCLKGQEAGAKQVCFTGKDGRIESGQPVIAAVIIEPEGEPKKLLRVTLPLGMQLVHGTRIIVDSNAPLQGPYVICFQNGCMSDYEATPELIASLKKGQNLVVQAINSNGAPLTLPLPLAGEFAKAYDGPPTDPKVFEENQKKLQEELQKRAEEQRKKLEGGGGANPAAK
- a CDS encoding acetylornithine transaminase, whose translation is MTDATHPFDALMEITARPPVVFVRGAGSYLWDDSRKRYLDFVQGWAVNALGHSPPAVAEALAVQAKLLLTPSPAFYNGPSLKLAKALVENSCFDQVFFANSGAEANEGAIKLARKYGAKYKNGAFEIITFEGGFHGRTLATMSASGKKAFEPLFEPKVSGFRKAKLNELDSVKALISDNTVAVMLEPIQGEAGVWPATDQFLKELRALTTQHGLLLIVDEIQTGMGRTGKLFHYEHAGIKPDIMTLGKGIGGGVPLAALLATGHASCFEHGDQGGTFNGNPLMCAAGLAVLEHVAEPKFLKAVADAGLFLESELQKLSARHGLGEVRGRGLLLALDLKLPIGAAIVAEALAEGVLINSPQPDALRFMPALNVTREEISLMIDCLDAILVKAGAARRVA
- the pcsA gene encoding phosphatidylcholine synthase, which produces MDQTTEPDSAPATSRMRTAAFAVHLFTAMGAGIALLAMLEAVREHWANMFGWLGVALIIDAIDGPLARRLDVVRLQPNWSGEVLDLVVDYVTYVFVPAYAITASGMLLPVAAPILGIGIMVSGALYFADKRMKASDNHFRGFPALWNAAAFYLFLLHLPPALSTLGIAILIALTFAPFHVLHPIRVVRLRWLTLWLMAIGAGLAIYTLVCDFNVGAPVVAALCAIAAYIVGSDAVIRRIKSFKA
- a CDS encoding quinone oxidoreductase family protein; translated protein: MTKAVRVHKVGGPEALVYESVDVLAPGPGEVRLRQHAVGVNFIDVYFRTGLYKAPGLPFIAGNEAAGEVVAVGPGVTNFHPGDRVAYYFTLGGYASERVIPADKLVKLPDHITYEQGAVLMLKGLTVWYLLHKTFKVEPGHRVLIHAAAGGIGLLACQWAKALGAHVIGTVGTKAKADLALANGCDHVILYNEEDFVARVKQISRNELCDVVYDGVGKTTFPGSLSCLRPRGLFVSFGNASGPVPPFPLAELNNHGSLFATRPKLNDYVSTRKELLEGADTLFAAVINGKLHVPINHAYALKDAAKAHTELESRATTGAAILRP
- the hspQ gene encoding heat shock protein HspQ; this translates as MIKARTAKFQIGQIVRHRVFSFRGVIFDIDPEFNNTEEWWLSIPEEVRPHKDQPFYHLLAENSDSEYVAYVSEQNLLPDDSGEPIRHSQVAEIFVKDKAGGYRPRNPSLN
- a CDS encoding AEC family transporter; the protein is MVDILNLALPYFGLIFIGFACGKTRGLPESGLAWMNFFLLYVSLPALLFRIMSETPFAELNNPPFLIATTIGTVSAFVLAMVTGRIIGELSLRKATISGLAGAYGNIGYIGPGLALAVLGSKAAAPTALIFCCDSIFLFSIVPLLMALTDREHPSFLHAIGVAVRQIVLNPLIMSAAAGALAAALHIQLPVAVDKTLLFLQNAAAPTALFVLGVTVALRPFDRVPWEVPGVIAIKLVIHPLLVFGLMLLFGPFAQPWAATAVLMAALPPALNVFVMARQNNTWIAPASVAVLIGTFASVITLTSVMWFIQSGRLVFP